A genomic segment from Anabas testudineus chromosome 6, fAnaTes1.2, whole genome shotgun sequence encodes:
- the LOC113165896 gene encoding circadian-associated transcriptional repressor encodes MSATDSDNSIDWLASDNEDNESKQEPDCTRQHSETEASPSPGASPHLGPSDSSCCRNSEVKEADRHFSKVREASSRGSPPSCTETWDRDSTIGLYKTQQGENTKNTQRALKRHHSSTEEELKERQLISNMSEKDRFFSSKCVELQCYIHPLSSILNGLRSGRYRERLSSFQESVAMDRIQRIMGVLQNPCMGEKYINIILKMEEMLKSWFPNVKLQDELATTQTEEAVSTKKPKLSPVSTPAAMSPVTVSDPPVGTKALRVTDLTPPGAYSASNLKWLHTSPICSPTAEQAQAGPRHLLSPRDKDLTQDNVVSSSTDSHTKTDSVPRGPPPGKINAPCLERLLKSTESIITRKGTGSMMDSSWS; translated from the exons ATGTCTGCTACAGATTCGGACAACTCCATTGACTGGCTGGCTAGTGACAATGAGGACAATGAGAGCAAACAGGAGCCTGACTGTACCAGACAGCACAGCGAGACGGAGGCTTCTCCATCCCCCGGTGCCTCTCCACACCTGGGCCCgtctgacagcagctgctgtcgAAACAGCGAGGTGAAGGAAGCCGACAGACACTTTAGCAAGGTCAGGGAGGCCTCTAGCCGGGGATCTCCCCCGAGCTGCACAGAGACCTGGGACAGAGACAGCACCATTGGActgtataaaacacaacaaggagaaaacacaaaaaacactcagcGAGCACTGAAGAGACACCACAGCTCCACAGAGGAGGAGCTCAAGGAACGGCAGCTCATTTCAAACAtgtcagagaaagacagatttTTCAGCAGCAAG TGCGTGGAACTACAATGCTACATCCATCCACTTTCATCAATCTTGAATGGCCTTCGTTCAGGGAGATACAGAGAAC GGCTCAGCAGTTTTCAGGAGAGTGTGGCAATGGACAGGATTCAGAGGATCATGGGTGTCCTGCAGAACCCCTGCATGGG GGagaaatatattaatatcattCTGAAAATGGAGGAAATGCTGAAGAGCTGGTTCCCTAATGTAAAACTCCAAGACGAACTCGCtaccacacagacagaggaagcaGTTTCTACCAAGAAACCGAAG CTATCTCCAGTGTCCACCCCAGCAGCAATGAGCCCTGTCACTGTCAGTGATCCTCCAGTCGGCACCAAAGCCCTGAGAGTCACTGACCTCACTCCTCCTGGAGCCTACTCTGCCAGTAACCTGAAGTGGCTCCACACCTCCCCCATCTGCTCCCCCACAGCAGAGCAGGCCCAGGCTGGCCCCAGGCACCTGCTGTCACCCAGAGACAAAGACCTAACGCAGGACAACGTTGTGTCCTCCAGCACAGACAGCCACACTAAGACAGACTCTGTGCCCAGAGGGCCTCCTCCGGGCAAGATCAACGCACCCTGCCTAGAGAGGCTTCTTAAATCGACAGAAAGCATCATCACCCGCAAAGGGACGGGGAGTATGATGGACAGCAGCTGGTCTTAG
- the fbxl22 gene encoding LOW QUALITY PROTEIN: F-box and leucine-rich protein 22 (The sequence of the model RefSeq protein was modified relative to this genomic sequence to represent the inferred CDS: deleted 1 base in 1 codon) — MERERMAQTLPSLTVPQLSSQNNLHSTALYVEASSVCLRRHHVSRSHNAGCGLIVAAYQQAQHCPRDKAFLSVLERFNMHLTQLNRECLLHLFSFLDKDSRRSLSLTCHQLRAVFLDPCLWNLLHFSSPCQLRRDNFVLGPSLRYLTICWYSSRVLQVCNIEDWLKSPFQKDICSKHESLVSSFLAQVCQMCPNLLSLTLSGCGHITDQDVTSTLRSCRKLCCLHLENCVRITDCSLEGVVAHGDSLEEVKVDFCRNITQAGLQAVRSKRPDIRLSAERSADMIPDSKPDERVMLRRTLQKVLQFS; from the exons ATGGAAAGGGAGCGTATGGCTCAAACACTTCCATCTTTGACCGTGCCT CAGTTGTCTTCCCAAAATAACCTGCACTCCACGGCCTTATATGTAGAGGCCTCCAGCGTGTGCCTGAGGAGGCATCATGTATCTAGGTCACACAATGCAGGCTGTGGGCTCATTGTTGCTGCCTACCAGCAGGCCCAACACTGCCCCAGGGACAAggcctttctttctgtcttggAACGGTTTAACATGCATCTTACCCAGCTCAACCGTGAGTGTCTCCTCCACCTTTTCTCCTTCCTGGACAAGGACAGCCGGAGGAGTTTGTCCCTTACCTGTCACCAGCTCCGTGCAGTCTTCCTGGATCCTTGCCTCTGGAATCTACTTCACTTCAGCTCCCCTTGTCAGCTGAGGAGGGACAACTTTGTCCTGGGACCCTCATTGCGTTACTTGACTATTTGCTGGTATTCCAGCAGGGTCCTGCAAGTGTGCAACATTGAAGACTGGCTGAAGAGCCCATTTCAGAAGGACATATGCAGTAAACACGAGAGCCTGGTCAGCAGTTTCCTGGCTCAGGTCTGCcaaat GTGTCCCAACCTGCTCTCTTTAACCCTGTCTGGCTGTGGACACATCACTGACCAAGATGTGACCTCGACGCTGCGGAGCTGTAGAAAGCTGTGCTGCCTTCATCTGGAGAACTGTGTCCGCATCACTGACTGCAGCCTGGAAGGCGTGGTGGCTCATGGAGACAGTCTAGAGGAGGTGAAGGTGGACTTTTGCAGGAACATCACTCAAGCAGGTCTGCAGGCTGTCAGAAGCAAGAGGCCGGACATTCGCCTGAGTGCAGAAAGGAGCGCTGATATGATCCCTGACAGCAAGCCTGATGAGAGGGTGATGCTCAGGAGGACACTGCAGAAAGTTCTGCAGTTCTCCTGA
- the usp3 gene encoding ubiquitin carboxyl-terminal hydrolase 3, with product MECTHLNSNLSCAIDSSRFPNGTPSSWCCNVCRSNKSPWICLTCFMVHCGRYVNGHAKKHFEENQVLGISQKKSEKEKSHHSVCMDCSNYSVFCYRCDEFVVNDTKLGQVQKVREQLQSLENSAMMGDRQRKRKLQDSLAPDSKVLKDNDGAALGATGLRNLGNTCFMNAILQSLSNIEQFSCYFKELPAVALRSGKTAGRRMYHTRSQGDNSVSLVEEFRKTLCSLWQGNQTAFSPDSLFYAIWKIMPSFRGYQQQDAHEFMRYLLDHLHRELQYSRNGASLPVSPQDGVKLSTTEGKCCINGTSSVVTSIFGGILQNEVNCLICGTESRKFDPFLDLSLDIPSQFRQKRSKDQEPGPTCTLRDCLHSFTDLEELDETELYYCHKCKKRQKSTKKFWIQKLPKVLCLHLKRFHWTAFLRNKVDTYVEFPLKGLDMRGFLLEPENSLPGSCLYDLVAVVVHHGSGVGSGHYTAYGSHEGRWYHFNDSTVTLTNEDTVRKAKAYILFYVESTGEVAADQTATNSSSTNKPAVDSATTDGVSSKAVSQDKVAADGVLMDAATSHMVTLDEEAPDNATLKIVGNNMAALDEADITSVEAATDMDTSEKAATEEASQALQTVGQ from the exons ATGGAGTGCACTCATCTGAACTCAAACCTGAGCTGCGCTATCGATTCTTCCAGATTCCCCAACGGTACTCCGTCCTCCTGGTGTTGTAATG TGTGCAGGTCTAACAAAAGCCCGTGGATTTGCCTCACCTGTTTCATGGTCCATTGTGGAAG GTATGTCAATGGACAtgcaaaaaaacactttgaagagAACCAAGTCCTTGGCATCAGccaaaagaaaagtgagaaagagaaatccCATCACTCCGTGTGCATGGACTGCAGTAACTACAGTGTATTTTG TTACAGATGTGATGAATTTGTTGTCAATGACACAAAACTTGGGCAGGTGCAAAAGGTGAGGGAACAACTTCAGAGTCTAGAAAA CTCAGCAATGATGGGCGACAGACAGAGGAAACGAAAACTTCAGGATAGCTTGGCTCCAGACAGCAAGGTGTTAAAAGACAAT GATGGAGCAGCTTTAGGTGCTACAGGCCTGAGGAACTTAGGCAACACATGCTTTATGAATGCCATTCTGCAGTCCCTCAG CAACATCGAACAGTTCAGCTGTTATTTCAAGGAGTTGCCTGCAGTGGCTCTACGCAGTGGTAAGACGGCAGGAAGAAGGATGTACCACACCCGCAGCCAAGGGGACAACAGTGT GTCTTTGGTGGAAGAGTTCAGGAAAACCCTTTGTTCCCTGTGGCAAGGGAATCAGACCGCCTTCAGTCCAGACTCCTTATTTTACGCCATATGGAAGATCATGCCAAGTTTCAG GGGATATCAACAGCAAGACGCCCATGAGTTCATGCGTTACTTGCTGGACCACCTCCACAGGGAGCTGCAGTACAGCCGCAATGGGGCGTCTCTCCCAGTCTCACCTCAGGATGGGGTCAAACTCTCCACCACTGAGGGCAAATGCTGCAT AAATGGAACTTCTAGCGTTGTCACATCTATTTTTGGTGGTATACTTCAGAATGAAGTCAACTGCCTGATATGTGGGACCGAATCTCGCAAGTTTGATCCATTTCTTG atctGTCTTTGGACATTCCCAGCCAGTTCAGACAAAAGAGAAGTAAGGACCAGGAACCAGGCCCAACATGCACCTTACGTG ACTGCTTACATAGCTTTACCGACCTGGAAGAACTTGATGAAACAGAGTTGTATTATTGCCATAAGTGTAAAAAGCGACAGAAATCCACCAAGAAGTTTTGGATCCAGAAGCTGCCAAAG GTTTTGTGCCTGCACCTGAAAAGGTTCCACTGGACAGCTTTTTTGAGAAACAAGGTGGATACCTATGTGGAATTTCCTCTGAAAGGTCTGGACATGAGGGGCTTCTTACTTGAG CCAGAGAATTCATTACCAGGAAGTTGCCTGTATGACCTTGTTGCTGTAGTAGTACATCATGGATCTGG GGTTGGATCAGGGCATTATACAGCATATGGCAGCCATGAGGGCCGCTGGTACCACTTCAACGACAGCACAGTGACTCTGACCAATGAGGACACAGTGAGGAAGGCCAAGGCCTACATCCTCTTCTATGTGGAGAGCACTGGCGAGGTTGCTGCAGACCAGACTGCCACAAACAGCTCATCCACAAACAAACCTGCTGTGGACTCTGCAACCACGGATGGTGTTTCATCAAAAGCAGTTTCTCAGGACAAGGTTGCCGCCGACGGCGTTTTGATGGATGCGGCAACTTCACACATGGTGACCTTGGATGAGGAAGCCCCAGATAATGCCACCCTGAAAATTGTGGGCAACAACATGGCTGCACTGGATGAGGCTGACATCACTTCAGTGGAGGCTGCAACAGATATGGATACCTCAGAAAAGGCTGCAACAGAGGAAGCTAGCCAAGCTCTACAAACTGTTGGACAGTGA